A genome region from Primulina eburnea isolate SZY01 chromosome 9, ASM2296580v1, whole genome shotgun sequence includes the following:
- the LOC140841153 gene encoding anoctamin-like protein At1g73020, translated as MSGNEREEEGVFELALVVPKWGDDKGEDGDDASDCVEILADELRKKGLIVERVSGLQNEFIKLLAPLEVLGKAAAELRFRKRTHIGMNFQFEWDEAEAFVRHPDGSLFGWSERFHCYHHIIYGIVNTGTDVIAMKSNCKEVHWNPGESLLEKLESVGVVKEVFPLHDESKRKQLLRSWAMNWLDFTAQPIDDICSYYGVKIATYFAFLGMYTKWMLFPATLGLIVHLVDFGSLRFLVLPFFFISLISWATLFFQFWKRKSSALSNRWHIYDSGAAESEYKFWHTDRSSSSSPTEHMKKGTNKLKEKAVFQKEEWFTWLMRLRNDVFVIIGILCLQLPFELAYAHLYEVIGSELLKFGLTAVYIVAIQYFTRMGGKISMKLVKYENNENVEYSANSLVYKVFGVYFLQTYIGLFYHALLHRNLTTLRQILIQRLVASEVIGNIFENSIPYLSYSIKKFRAIRNKKHEKGQSKVKMGSMPRVEKEYLKASYAASIGLELEDGLFDDFLELVLQFGMIMMFACAFPLGFTFSVVNNITEIRADALKLLAMIRRPIPRADATIGAWLNIFQLLVVASICTNSALLVCLYDQEGNWNLSPGLGAILVMEHVLLFIKFGFSRIVPDEPEWVRAARKKNVTRAEKMCSKQLLRSISADGNIFKEMKKEE; from the exons ATGAGTGGGAACGAGAGGGAGGAAGAGGGTGTTTTCGAGTTAGCGCTGGTGGTTCCTAAATGGGGTGATGATAAAGGAGAAGATGGCGATGATGCATCTGATTGTGTGGAGATTCTTGCTGACGAGCTCAGGAAGAAAGGGCTGATTGTTGAAAGAGTCTCTGGCCTTCAAAATGAATTCATTAAG TTGCTTGCACCGTTGGAGGTGTTAGGAAAGGCTGCTGCTGAGCTGCGATTTCGAAAACGGACTCATATAG GAATGAATTTTCAATTTGAATGGGATGAGGCCGAGGCTTTTGTTAGGCATCCCGATGGTTCGTTGTTTGGTTGGTCTGAACGATTCCATTGCTACCATCACATCATATATGGAATT GTCAATACAGGAACAGATGTTATAGCAATGAAATCCAACTGTAAGGAGGTACACTGGAATCCGGGAGAATCTTTACTTGAAAAGTTGGAGTCGGTGGGCGTTGTGAAAGAAGTATTTCCATTGCATG ATGAAAGTAAACGGAAGCAGCTTTTGAGAAGTTGGGCTATGAATTGGTTGGACTTCACCGCACAGCCGATTGATGACATTTGTTCATACTATGGAGTGAAG ATTGCTACGTATTTTGCATTCCTTGGAATGTACACAAAATGGATGTTGTTTCCAGCTACATTAGGACTTATTGTGCACTTGGTTGATTTCGG GTCCTTGCGATTTCTAGTTCTCCCGTTTTTCTTCATATCTCTGATATCATGGGCCACCTTATTTTTCCAGTTCTGGAAACGTAAAAGCTCTGCCCTGTCAAACAG ATGGCACATTTACGATTCAGGTGCTGCAGAGTCTGAATATAAGTTCTGGCATACAGATCGGAGCTCTTCATCATCTCCTACAGAACACATGAAGAAAGGGACGAATAAATTGAAAGAGAAAGCGGTATTCCAAAAAGAAGAATGGTTTACATGGTTGATGAGGTTAAGAAATGATGTCTTTGTTATAATCGGTATCCTTTGTCTCCAGCTCCCTTTTGAATTGGCTTATGCTCATCTATACGAGGTTATAGGCTCTGAACTTCTGAA GTTTGGTTTGACGGCAGTTTACATTGTTGCCATTCAGTATTTCACAAGAATGGGGGGCAAGATATCAATGAAGCTtgttaaatatgaaaataatgaaaatgtAGAGTATAGTGCAAACAGCTTAGTATACAAG GTGTTTGGTGTTTACTTTCTGCAGACGTATATCGGTTTGTTTTATCACGCTCTTTTGCACCGCAACCTCACGACCCTTCGACAAATTTTAATTCAGCGTTTAGTCGCGTCTGAG GTGATTgggaatatatttgaaaattcaatACCGTATTTGTCTTATAGCATCAAGAAATTCCGGGCTATCAG GAACAAGAAGCATGAAAAAGGACAATCAAAGGTTAAAATGGGATCCATGCCACGAGTCGAGAAGGAATATCTTAAAGCTTCCTATGCTGCAAGTATCGGGCTAGAACTTGAAGATGGACTTTTTGACg ATTTTCTGGAGCTAGTGTTGCAATTCGGGATGATCATGATGTTTGCATGCGCGTTCCCCCTTGGATTCACCTTTTCAGTAGTG AACAATATTACAGAAATTCGGGCTGATGCCTTAAAATTGCTTGCCATGATTAGAAGGCCCATACCCCGGGCTGATGCCACGATCGGAGCTTGGTTAAATATATTTCAG CTTCTTGTCGTGGCTTCCATTTGTACAAATAGTGCACTCCTGGTATGCTTATATGATCAGGAAGGGAACTGGAATTTATCTCCAGGATTGGGGGCCATCCTCGTCATGGAACACGTGCTTTTGTTCATTAAATTTGGATTCTCACGCATTGTTCCCGAT GAGCCAGAGTGGGTGAGGGCTGCTCGGAAGAAGAATGTGACTCGGGCCGAAAAAATGTGTTCTAAACAACTCTTGAGGAGCATTTCGGCTGACGGAAACATCTTCAAGGAGATGAAGAAAGAAGAGTAG